In one window of Lacticaseibacillus casei DSM 20011 = JCM 1134 = ATCC 393 DNA:
- the rnz gene encoding ribonuclease Z, with the protein MEIQFLGTGAGSPSKVRNVSSLALKLLDERNEVWLFDVGEGTQHQILQTTIKPRKIAKVFITHLHGDHIFGLPGFLASRANQGGTDPLTIYGPPGIEDFVRTSLKVSQSHLSYALKFVLLRHPGTVFEDQTFKVIFDRLDHRITSFGFRVEEKPHPCELLIDKVRAAKIPSGPVYAELKAGKQVTLPDGRTFDGHDFIGPAQPGRIVTIFGDTRKCSRALPLAAGADVLVHESTFGPDESQLAKQYYHSTNIQAAELAKRAGVGKLLLNHISARYLGPGVAMLEKSAQRIFPNTHVVKDFEEVNIPFASPQLTSAGSV; encoded by the coding sequence ATGGAAATTCAATTTTTGGGTACAGGCGCCGGTTCGCCTTCCAAAGTTCGCAATGTCAGCAGTCTGGCTTTAAAGCTGCTTGACGAACGCAATGAGGTTTGGCTATTTGATGTTGGCGAAGGTACCCAGCATCAGATTCTGCAGACCACGATTAAACCGCGAAAGATTGCCAAGGTGTTCATCACCCATTTGCATGGCGACCACATTTTCGGGTTACCGGGGTTTTTGGCGAGTCGCGCCAACCAAGGCGGCACTGATCCGCTCACGATTTACGGGCCGCCTGGCATTGAGGATTTTGTTAGAACCAGTCTGAAGGTTTCCCAGAGTCATTTGAGTTATGCCTTAAAGTTTGTGTTGCTGCGGCATCCGGGAACGGTTTTTGAAGATCAGACCTTTAAAGTCATTTTTGACCGACTTGACCATCGCATCACCAGTTTTGGGTTTCGGGTTGAGGAAAAGCCACATCCGTGTGAGTTGCTGATTGATAAGGTCCGGGCCGCTAAAATTCCGTCTGGACCGGTTTATGCCGAGTTAAAGGCAGGTAAACAGGTGACGTTGCCCGATGGCCGGACGTTTGACGGTCATGATTTTATCGGGCCAGCACAACCGGGCCGGATTGTGACGATTTTTGGCGACACCAGAAAATGCAGTCGCGCGTTGCCACTAGCAGCTGGTGCAGATGTTCTGGTTCACGAGAGTACTTTTGGCCCGGACGAAAGCCAGTTAGCCAAACAGTACTATCATTCAACCAATATTCAGGCTGCCGAGTTAGCCAAGCGCGCCGGTGTCGGCAAGTTGTTGCTGAATCACATTTCTGCGCGGTATCTTGGCCCCGGCGTTGCGATGTTAGAAAAAAGTGCCCAGCGTATTTTCCCCAATACCCACGTGGTGAAGGATTTTGAAGAAGTTAATATTCCGTTTGCCAGTCCCCAGTTGACGTCGGCGGGATCCGTTTAA
- a CDS encoding SDR family NAD(P)-dependent oxidoreductase has translation MVKQHLTVVISGGSAGLGKAIGLEAAKKGATVVFLARRRDKLRQAQAEASSLSGRPAFAFPVDVADPVAIEAVVERIHATVGSVDVLVNAAGFGHFENAFDTDMHLVERMFRVNVLGTMYLTKLLGRDMAIRGQGHIINVSSMAGKIATPKSAIYSATKFAVVGYSNGLRLELKPFGVTVTTVNPGPIATDFFKSARALDYLASVSWLVLDPDKLARRIVATFNHPVREINTPWLMNLGADLYTLFPHIGDWLAGGLLNKK, from the coding sequence ATCGTGAAACAACACCTAACAGTAGTTATTTCTGGCGGATCAGCCGGATTGGGTAAAGCAATTGGGTTGGAAGCCGCCAAAAAAGGGGCAACGGTGGTTTTCCTGGCACGTAGACGTGACAAGTTACGTCAGGCTCAAGCAGAGGCAAGTTCACTTTCTGGTCGGCCAGCGTTTGCTTTTCCGGTTGATGTGGCTGATCCTGTCGCTATTGAAGCCGTCGTTGAGCGCATTCATGCCACCGTCGGATCTGTCGATGTGTTAGTCAACGCAGCCGGTTTTGGTCATTTTGAGAATGCGTTTGACACGGATATGCATTTGGTTGAACGCATGTTTCGCGTGAATGTTTTGGGAACCATGTACTTAACCAAGCTGCTGGGACGCGACATGGCGATTCGTGGCCAAGGACACATCATCAATGTCTCATCGATGGCCGGTAAAATTGCCACACCCAAGTCAGCTATTTATTCGGCGACAAAGTTTGCAGTGGTGGGTTATAGTAACGGACTACGACTGGAATTGAAGCCATTTGGGGTCACTGTGACAACCGTTAACCCGGGACCGATTGCAACCGACTTCTTCAAATCGGCTAGGGCATTGGACTACTTGGCCAGCGTTTCTTGGCTGGTATTGGATCCTGATAAACTGGCGCGGCGAATTGTTGCAACATTTAACCATCCGGTACGGGAAATCAATACACCTTGGTTGATGAATCTGGGTGCTGACTTGTATACTTTATTTCCACATATCGGCGATTGGTTAGCAGGCGGTTTGCTGAACAAAAAATAA